A single region of the Pyricularia oryzae 70-15 chromosome 4, whole genome shotgun sequence genome encodes:
- a CDS encoding endo-1,4-beta-xylanase D, producing the protein MSALHAILISSLLGAATLVRADNPFVQTRYTADPATLIYRDRLWAFTSHDNDDATWFNMTDWRLYSTDDMANWQDHGSPAGLRTFAWARQDAWAPGAIERDGKFFLYVPVTPSSGGGMAIGVAVADDIAGPYTDPLGGPLVHNGEFDPTVFIDDDEQAYLYWGNPNLWYVKLNRDMISFSGAPVQVELTPAGFGARRPDVPKEGRPTSYEEGPWLHKHNGTYYMTYGANCCDEDIHYATAPSATGPWTHGGLLMASQGGSFTNHPAVVDYKGKAYFFYHNGALPGGGGFQRSVAVEELAYGADGGIPLLTMTAGGPAQIKGFDPYGRVEAETMAFSRGVSTDVSSEGAVFVSKISNGDYVKVGGVAFGEEGAASFAAVVAAGRRKCERPAELQIRLDGEDGELVGSCEVPADTGGWESWTTVACDVEGATGTHDVFFGFVGSGEGDLFNFDSWEFA; encoded by the coding sequence ATGTCCGCTCTCCACGCCATCCTCATCAGCAGTCTGCTCGGCGCCGCAACCCTCGTCCGGGCCGACAATCCCTTTGTGCAGACTCGCTACACCGCCGACCCCGCCACGCTCATCTACCGAGACCGCCTGTGGGCGTTCACCAGCCACGACAATGACGACGCCACGTGGTTCAACATGACCGACTGGCGCCTCTACTCGACCGACGACATGGCCAACTGGCAGGACCACGGCAGTCCCGCCGGCCTACGGACCTTTGCCTGGGCTCGACAGGACGCCTGGGCCCCTGGCGCGATCGAGCGCGACGGGAAGTTCTTCCTCTACGTGCCCGTCACCCCGTCGTCGGGCGGCGGCATGGCGATCGGGGTGGCCGTGGCGGACGACATCGCCGGGCCCTACACTGATCCGCTCGGTGGGCCCCTCGTCCACAACGGCGAGTTCGACCCCACCGTGTtcatcgacgacgacgagcagGCCTATCTGTACTGGGGCAACCCGAATCTATGGTACGTCAAGCTCAACCGCGACATGATTTCCTTCTCGGGTGCGCCGGTGCAGGTCGAACTTACACCAGCTGGGTTCGGCGCACGACGCCCCGACGTGCCCAAGGAGGGCCGCCCGACGTCGTACGAGGAGGGACCATGGCTGCATAAGCACAACGGAACGTATTATATGACTTACGGGGCCAACTGCTGCGACGAGGACATCCACTACGCCACGGCGCCGTCAGCGACGGGGCCCTGGACGCACGGCGGGCTGCTTATGGCCAGCCAGGGCGGGAGTTTCACCAACCACCCCGCCGTGGTGGACTACAAAGGGAAAGCGTACTTTTTCTACCACAACGGCGCGctgcccggcggcggcgggttcCAGCGCTCGGTGGCGGTGGAGGAGCTTGCGTACGGCGCCGACGGGGGCATTCCGCTCCTGACCATGACCGCGGGGGGACCCGCGCAGATCAAGGGGTTCGATCCGTACGGCCGGGTCGAGGCGGAGACGATGGCGTTCTCGCGCGGGGTGAGCACGGACGTCTCGTCAGAGGGGGCGGTGTTTGTCAGCAAGATCAGCAATGGGGACTACGTCAAGGTCGGCGGGGTGGCTTTTGGCGAGGAGGGTGCGGCGTCGTTTGCGGCGGTCGTGGCTGCGGGACGGCGCAAGTGCGAGCGCCCGGCGGAGCTGCAGATCAGGCTGGATGGGGAGGACGGCGAGCTGGTGGGATCGTGCGAGGTGCCGGCCGACACTGGCGGGTGGGAGAGCTGGACGACTGTGGCCTGCGATGTCGAGGGCGCGACGGGGACGCATGATGTTTTCTTTGGGTTTGTGGGGAGTGGCGAGGGCGACTTGTTCAATTTTGACTCTTGGGAGTTTGCATGA
- a CDS encoding cytochrome P450 52A13 produces the protein MGVQDFANLFLGGRFSGSVTTAAMLLFLVVVLVVSGVRSIRSISARRRFIAENNCKPAPAWPQKDPILALDFILKGLANFKQKKFLDGWTKYYEDLGPTFTTKSAGMLYINTIDPENIKTVLATRFRDFSLAERVEIMGPLLGRGIFVTDGDEWAHSRALLRPNFAKEQVADLGMIDRHFSDLMALLRPHAADGTTVALQPLLMRMTMDTATEFLFGQSTRTLSVEQADSAGNAFSRAFQFSLNEMAHLFRLGPFRILRRQSRELKDSHDICRAYVDGFVDEAWAWKQGGKTDGRTNFLRDLVESTDNKQKVRDELLNILIAGRDTVASVLGSLFRVLAQRPEIWAKVRAEVAQFEGELPRYDQLRDLKYAKYCINEALRLWPAVPLNGRLAVRDTVLPRGGGPNGDEPVYVPKGSLVNYSVYSMHRRTDFYGADAEEFRPERWEGKIQGWQYLPFNGGPRICLGQQYALTEMLVVLVRFAQEFSHIESRESTPWQEELHLTVQPANGVQVALTAANTA, from the exons ATGGGTGTTCAAGATTTTGCAAATCTCTTTCTTGGGGGCAGGTTCTCAGGGAGCGTCACGACGGCCGCCATGCTTCTGTTCCTCGTGGTGGTTCTCGTTGTCAGCGGCGTTCGTTCCATACGTTCGATTTCAGCACGTCGGAGGTTCATCGCGGAGAACAACTGTAAaccagcaccagcatggCCTCAGAAGGATCCCATTTTGGCTCTTGACTTCATCCTGAAGGGCCTCGCAAACTTtaagcaaaagaaattcctCGACGGCTGGACAAAGTACTACGAAGATTTGGGCCCGACCTTCACGACAAAGTCGGCGGGCATGCTTTATATCAACACCATCGACCCGGAAAACATCAAGACGGTGCTGGCGACGCGCTTCCGCGACTTTAGCCTTGCGGAACGGGTCGAGATCATGGGCCCCCTACTCGGGCGCGGAATCTTCGTGACGGACGGCGACGAGTGGGCGCACAGCCGCGCGCTCCTGCGGCCCAACTTCGCCAAGGAGCAGGTCGCCGACCTGGGCATGATCGACCGTCACTTCAGTGACCTGATGGCGCTCCTGCGCCCGCACGCCGCGGACGGGACCACGGTCGCCCTGCAGCCCCTTTTGATGCGAATGACCATGGACACGGCCACCGAGTTCCTCTTTGGCCAGTCGACGCGCACGCTCTCGGTCGAGCAGGCGGACTCGGCCGGCAACGCCTTCAGCCGCGCCTTTCAGTTCTCGCTCAACGAGATGGCCCACCTGTTCCGGCTGGGGCCGTTTCGCATCTTGCGTCGCCAGAGCCGCGAGCTCAAGGATTCTCACGACATCTGCCGGGCCTACGTGGACGGCTTTGTCGACGAGGCCTGGGCGTGGAAGCAGGGAGGGAAGACGGATGGGAGGACCAACTTCCTCAGGGATCTCGTCGAGAGCACCGATAACAAGCAAAAGGTCCGCGACGAACTGCTCAACATCCTGATCGCCGGTCGAGATACCGTGGCGAGTGTCCTCGGGAGTCTTTTCCGCGTCCTGGCTCAGCGTCCTGAAATATGGGCCAAAGTGCGAGCCGAGGTTGCGCAGTTTGAAGGGGAGCTGCCGCGCTACGATCAGCTGCGTGACCTCAAGTACGCCAAGTATTGTATCAACGAAG CCCTTCGTCTTTGGCCAGCCGTCCCATTGAACGGCCGTCTTGCCGTCCGCGACACGGTACTCCCTCGCGGCGGCGGGCCCAACGGGGATGAACCCGTCTATGTGCCCAAGGGCAGTCTTGTGAACTACTCGGTGTATTCCATGCACCGGCGAACCGACTTTTatggcgccgacgccgaAGAGTTCCGACCGGAGCGGTGGGAGGGCAAGATTCAAGGCTGG CAATACCTCCCATTCAACGGCGGGCCGCGCATCTGCCTCGGCCAGCAGTACGCGCTGACCGAAATGCTCGTTGTGCTCGTCCGCTTTGCCCAGGAGTTCAGCCATATCGAGAGCAGGGAGTCGACGCCGTGGCAGGAGGAACTGCACCTAACGGTGCAGCCGGCCAACGGTGTGCAAGTTGCACTCACTGCTGCAAATACTGCCTAA